One segment of Rosa chinensis cultivar Old Blush chromosome 6, RchiOBHm-V2, whole genome shotgun sequence DNA contains the following:
- the LOC112171157 gene encoding alpha-glucan water dikinase 1, chloroplastic encodes MQSSGMPWPGDEGEQRWEQAWLAIKKVWASKWNERAYFSTRKVKLDHDYLCMAVLVQEIINADYAFVIHTTNPSSGDSSEIYAEVVKGLGETLVGAYPGRALSFISKKNALDSPQVLGYPSKPVGLFIRRSIIF; translated from the exons ATGCAAAGTTCAGGAATGCCTTGGCCTGGTGATGAGGGTGAACAACGATGGGAACAAGCATGGTTGGCTATAAAAAAG GTCTGGGCTTCAAAGTGGAATGAGAGAGCATACTTCAGCACAAGAAAAGTGAAATTAGACCATGATTATCTTTGCATGGCTGTCCTTGTTCAAGAAATAATAAATGCCGACTATGCATTCGTTATTCACACAACTAACCCATCTTCAGGAGACTCGTCGGAGATATATGCTGAG GTTGTCAAAGGTCTTGGAGAAACCTTAGTTGGAGCTTATCCTGGACGTGCCTTAAGTTTTATTAGCAAGAAAAATGCTCTGGACTCTCCTCAG GTGTTAGGTTACCCTAGCAAACCGGTTGGCCTCTTTATCAGACGGTCCATAATCTTCTGA